tcttctttcatctgaaattacttagattatttctcattcacgcatgagtgagcaaaaacaatttgaaaaggggataccaaaaagtcacttggcgggccgtatctgggttttaaaaagaaaaccacatttttaaaaagttaaatatctgctctttaatttgatacctcaattacagaaaatggtcaagaaataacaaagttctggttatttgaaatgaggcttgaatttcaataatttcataaaatgaagaggttttacaggctagcgttcaaactcactcgacactccgttttgttgacgatcagccatgcattaagtcttttgttaccgtgcgatagcttcagtgggaaactggtgaaaacacgtttatttaatgaaattatggaaatacaagcattgtttcgagggatcataacttttttactacttgaccattttctgtgatttaggtatcaaagaaaagagaagatattgaactttttagtcatgtgattttctttttgaaattcagataccccccgccaaatgagtttttggcatcctttcttcaaattgtttttgctcaatcatgcgtgaatgaggaataatctaagtaataccaggtgaaagaggagattctaagctttacattggtaggtcatttgtctattttatttatgattaagttatgataaatcatcgctaaatctcggtttcgttttttctgggacgcactgtatatatattttttttacaaaatcgtaatttattgagcaaaatcatctctatatgtctctattttatgaaacgtacacaaatatggttattagatcgatgtaatttcaggtaacttgttttttttcaatcattttgttaaaaccagggtgaagatatacacatgtttcaaagttttttttcacctgcaagagcagtgcgcattttagcttgcatgcagcttgagcgccgcgatgagcgagtgcaccaatgaaatattatgaaatacactttttgggaaaaatacatttttttaaatcacagaatacagtttttcattcccagaggttggcaggtctgtttacctcacctgggttgagttcagtataatgtgggtaaatttcttgttgaGGAAAACATGCCGTGGCTGGGATTTGAATCTACGTCCCTTTGAAAGATGAGattcataaccactagaccacatcaGCAGATTATTCAACATCAAATCCATCAGACTAAACAGAGTTATGGATTTTGTAGGTTTTAGTCATGTGATATTATGCAAGTAGCTCCCCATTATTGTAAAATTTTAAGATTGAAAATCTAGGATTAGACTTATATGTGCAATAACACCAAACAAACAGGAGACAAAGTGGGTTTATAAAATAAGTGGCAATTCATAGAAGTCATACACATTTTATCTCCTTTCATCTTCTCAAAAGATTACAAGAGGGGAATATCACATGATGTCCTGCAGCGATATGTTTTTGGAATTTAGACATTTTTAAGACCATTTTCAGTCACTTTTGTATTTAGCCACCTCTTTTGTCACATGTGacctttttatgaaaatatgatattgatcCTGATCAAATGATTGGCTGAAATCTGTCTCATGACCAGTAATTTATTTTAGCATACACGAAAATGTACTAATGACTAGTTCTATTGACCAGTCAAGGTTTCAAGATGAGGATAAATATATCAATGAAATATCTAGGATATATTCACATCACTATATTCTAAAACATCAATACATATCATTTTACTCAGGCATTTACTTAGGCGTTAGAATAATAATACCAGACACTGGTTAGTTTTAAACTGTCAAAATGCCCTCTGCTATGCCacaaaaatgttcacactgtcCCAAAGATACCTTGTACATATAATTCTTACTAACGCCCTCtatgatttgcattattttcataCCATCTCCTTTTATTTTCTCAACCTTCAAGCTCAAATGGGTGTAGGTGAAGGAAAGAAGGTTGGTGATTGGTTTGGACCAAACACAGTAGGTCAGGTCATCAGGAAGTTATCTCCCTTTGATTCCTGGAGCGACCTCGCTGTTCATGTAGCCCTTGATAATACTGTCGTCATCGAAGATATTAGTGAGTAAAAATTTGTTCGTTTCCATCACAATTTCATTGTGGTCATAGGTTTATCTTGCAAAATTTGGTTACACCGACACTTTCTAGATTTTGAGTCACGTTTGTTCTTCATGttataaaatcattattattaactgGCAAGCTAATAGTATAAGCTTTTGGATCCTTGCAGTTTGAAAGTCTGAGACTTAGAGCAACATTGTCAAACATTTCTAACATTTGataatttgacaaatgagttTCAAGCTTTGAAACACATTTTGAAAGGAacttgaatgttttttttcaccTACTTTAGCAATCTTTATAGAACTATACTTTATAgtgaaattcaaatattttaatattgttttgaGCTTCAACTTGGCTTTTGTTTGGATGTAAACATGTAGAATTACACTCAAGTTGACCTTCTTTAGGCCACATAATCGCTCAAGTCAAACCACTGTTTTGTATCAGATTCTTATGTAAACTACATGTTATCTACCTCTTCTATGACAAATTACTCCAAAGTTTAAAACAGATTTTTGTGTTAAAAGAGATTTTTCTTATGCCGAGTTTATAcccgtacatgtatgtagcccTTCAATTGACATTTGTTCTGTTTGTGTCCACCCCTGTAGGGAAGCTATGCACAGTGAGCAGTACAACAGAAGAGAGGAGTAGTGGGGGATCCAAGTCACCCGGGAAGAGGAGAAGGACATCATCCTCGGAGAACATAAGACACAGAGCACAGCTCAGCCCCGAAGATACAAACATTCAATTACCCAATGGACTCATGGAAGGGGCGTGTGTCTCACCCCGGGGAATGTCCTGGAGATCGTTGTTTCTCATAATACCTCTCAGACTTGGACTGAATGAGATTAATAGTGTTTACATGCAAAGACTCAAAAGGTGTTTCACGTTACCGCAGTCATTAGGAGTGATAGGAGGGAAGCCTAATCATGCACATTACTTTATTGGTGTACTTGGTAAGTAcaagggggggggtggtgtttcatgaaacagagAGTGAGTGATATTTACTCGCTATTGTTATAAGGTACTAGAAATCCctgcttctgattggctgtaGGATGTTTAGTAGTGAAAAATAATGActaaacttttcatgaaatgcttacCGGAATTTATACTTTCAAGACAAAttaaccatattttttttagtttggctTAATAACCTATGATGCAGACCATTAATAAtcatacaaaatgattgaattatCCAACCAATCAGAGACATGTACCCTGCAAGGCACCGTGCATACGGCACCTTGACAGAGTATGCTGTATAAGGCCTgcttttacaagctttgctcaTTCCTGAAGAGGACAAGATCACACTTGTCGAAACttcgagtttgggtggtccttttcaggaccaacatttgcccaagaaagatacatggtgtaccatgaCACCTACTACCCCATACAAAATGCATCAGAACctatccaagaaaaaaaatattttaaaaactactCTTCTTGGCAACTTTCAGCAATCATTACATTCAAGGTTCAGTGTATCATAATGTACACTGCAAAATtgaacaattaattaattaggAAAGATCCACCTGTAGGTGGTCAGATTTCAGTGTTGTGTTCCTCAAGGCCAACCTATATTTGAGGACAATTATGTAGCCTTGGCCTTTTGGTGGCCTCAGATGTATAGTCCTTGGCCTGTGGCCTCTGTCATCGTGCACTTGATGTTGGCCTTGGAGGTCCGAAGTATTTGGCTTTTGGTCTCGGGCCTTGGCCTGTCCTTGACCTCGGTCAGGTTGACCTTATTCTTTGCTTTGCAGGCTTGCACACAAATCTATTTGGATTCACATATTTGATGGAATTATCCTGAAGCATggttattttgtgatttttttttaggtgatGAGATGGTATACCTTGACCCACATACAACTCAGCCAGCTGCCGACGTAGATAAATGGGCATATCTACGAGATGAAAGCTTTCATTGTGAACATGCCAGTAGGATGCCAATTAGGAATCTTGATCCTTCAATAGCCTTGGTGAGTTTTAACTGACATCATCctctgcatcatcatcattgttttctttttcacaaTCGATGATAATGTTTAGAACATGAATCAGCtcattaataaatcaaaatggtTACTAGCTTATTTGTAGCCTAGTTTGACACCCCTGGAATCAAACCGTCACCCATAGAGTTCTGGCAAAGTCAAGTTTGCTTTAAATACCCAGCAAATGCCCTGCTGATTTTTTGGTAGTCTTGGCAAATATTCTCCAGTTGACATTCAGGCAATGTCTGGCCTATACCCTGCTGACCTGCCAGTGATTATTGTGGTCAGTTGCCAGTGGTATATCATGGTTCATCCTCTCCTATACTCCCAGATGTACAACAAACAAATGTATCTCTGGttcaaaaaacaaatttggGTTATGATATTGACATACAAGACTCATTCATATTCATGTTCTTGTCATGCAAACTTgcaaagcatttttttaaatttccagtCAACACCTCTCAAAATAAAGATCAGACATAAAGATGGAAATAGTTGCATAGATGTTTATGTaatgtgatgataatgattttttttttttttttttttacttgtttttatttagGGTTTTTTCTGCCACTCAGAGGAGGATTTCAACAGTTGGTGTAGAAACATACAACATGTAAGTCAACCAATGGGACTGAACAAGAATAGATTgctttcaagaaaacaaatagtacatgttttgggggtttttttgcgggggagggggggttatTGAAGCAATAAAGATTTGTCATTACATTGGAATTTGAGTTGTGGTATAAACAAAGCTTTGACCTATTTAGTAATTAGGAgttacaaatatatttcaaaggCATTTCAGAGGCCTGAtatttttaagcaaaattgtaatttttaacCAGACTATGAATGCAGCAGTCTTCAAGTACTAGTATCTCAGGAGTAGTTTTCCTAAAGTGTTTAGTTGATACTTTGAGGTTTGTTGGTAGGGTCAAGTGTTAGTTAGggtttgttgttttttcattattttttctatattgCCCAAGTCAGATTTTAATTGGATTCTTTTGGAATGGTTATATATGTTATAATATACtttaaattttgagaaaagtttggtttgaaagcaaattattttattccaatTCTTCTGTTTTCCAATTAGAATAGGAAATTTGAAATTCCAACTTTCATTTGATTTAAACTCTGAATCTTTCAATTACAGGTAATATCAGATGGTGATCTGAGTCCAATGTTTGAATTAACGGAAACAAGACCTAAACATTGGCCACCCTTTGAACCCAACAGTGTTTCAATAGAACCTAGCTTTGGTAAGTTCATTTATTATTAACTAGGACCCAATCTTACAAATAGTTGCacttgatccaatcaatcacaaatatgGAAATTAATTCAATGCCAGTGAAATAAATGTCCATTCCAAGATTTCTAACTATGATTttatagtgtagtaggtttcacggtacaccctGATTCTGGACCAGCAATttcccaagaaagatacatggtgtaccatgaaacctactacactattcttcttcgccatggacaCCTTCAGAAGTTATGATTTTATACTCATAtatgcatcattattttgatgaatcaTTGCATCCCTCCTGGTCTTGTTTCCATAGgaatgtttgtatttttcttatatGAAGATTTTTGACATagaattgattggatcaatcataaatctttgtaagacagggtgCAGAGTAACCTTCATTGGCACAAAGAAGCAAAGCAAAGTGAAATTTCACATCAAACTGCAAAACAGGGTgttacataagcacttgcccgattgcccagggcaagtaaaagttagagtcgggcaactgttttgaagtaaagacccaaactacatgtacttgcccgaattgggaaAGCAAAATTCTCTCAGtggaatgaccaaaattaggttcaatatttttatatgatatcgatcctaattttggtcatagcgggcaagataaaatcactttgtcAAAAGacatgcaataacaaggtacatcagttcaGGTCAAAAGACAGAAAAGAAgttcaatggtttataaaaccgcaatactttcttttgaagaggtacactgtaaaacttttttttcaaggattttttcgggcaagtatattccaa
This region of Lytechinus pictus isolate F3 Inbred chromosome 16, Lp3.0, whole genome shotgun sequence genomic DNA includes:
- the LOC129279327 gene encoding cysteine protease ATG4B-like isoform X5; this encodes MVAFEDFPTDLGPIWILGKQYDLTQHQLEARLDVLSRLWFTYRKGFSNIGGTGPTTDQGWGCMLRCGQMMLAQALVCKHLGREWRWRPQDQDETYLKILQLFLDKKDSCYSIHQIAQMGVGEGKKVGDWFGPNTVGQVIRKLSPFDSWSDLAVHVALDNTVVIEDIRKLCTVSSTTEERSSGGSKSPGKRRRTSSSENIRHRAQLSPEDTNIQLPNGLMEGACVSPRGMSWRSLFLIIPLRLGLNEINSVYMQRLKRCFTLPQSLGVIGGKPNHAHYFIGVLGDEMVYLDPHTTQPAADVDKWAYLRDESFHCEHASRMPIRNLDPSIALGFFCHSEEDFNSWCRNIQHVISDGDLSPMFELTETRPKHWPPFEPNSVSIEPSFEIRDCEYPDEDFHNNSDEDFEFL
- the LOC129279327 gene encoding cysteine protease ATG4B-like isoform X2 codes for the protein MENRRHDFERLESREHGRFMACATYESGMVAFEDFPTDLGPIWILGKQYDLTQHQLEARLDVLSRLWFTYRKGFSNIGGTGPTTDQGWGCMLRCGQMMLAQALVCKHLGREWRWRPQDQDETYLKILQLFLDKKDSCYSIHQIAQMGVGEGKKVGDWFGPNTVGQVIRKLSPFDSWSDLAVHVALDNTVVIEDIRKLCTVSSTTEERSSGGSKSPGKRRRTSSSENIRHRAQLSPEDTNIQLPNGLMEGACVSPRGMSWRSLFLIIPLRLGLNEINSVYMQRLKRCFTLPQSLGVIGGKPNHAHYFIGVLGDEMVYLDPHTTQPAADVDKWAYLRDESFHCEHASRMPIRNLDPSIALGFFCHSEEDFNSWCRNIQHVISDGDLSPMFELTETRPKHWPPFEPNSVSIEPSFEIRDCEYPDEDFHNNSDEDFEFL
- the LOC129279327 gene encoding cysteine protease ATG4B-like isoform X1, which encodes MLHFCLQPVGVCDLIGSIPYSRSDHLMILEWIHKMKKRHYKRACATYESGMVAFEDFPTDLGPIWILGKQYDLTQHQLEARLDVLSRLWFTYRKGFSNIGGTGPTTDQGWGCMLRCGQMMLAQALVCKHLGREWRWRPQDQDETYLKILQLFLDKKDSCYSIHQIAQMGVGEGKKVGDWFGPNTVGQVIRKLSPFDSWSDLAVHVALDNTVVIEDIRKLCTVSSTTEERSSGGSKSPGKRRRTSSSENIRHRAQLSPEDTNIQLPNGLMEGACVSPRGMSWRSLFLIIPLRLGLNEINSVYMQRLKRCFTLPQSLGVIGGKPNHAHYFIGVLGDEMVYLDPHTTQPAADVDKWAYLRDESFHCEHASRMPIRNLDPSIALGFFCHSEEDFNSWCRNIQHVISDGDLSPMFELTETRPKHWPPFEPNSVSIEPSFEIRDCEYPDEDFHNNSDEDFEFL
- the LOC129279327 gene encoding cysteine protease ATG4B-like isoform X4; the protein is MSFYPVNIYSSIDLACATYESGMVAFEDFPTDLGPIWILGKQYDLTQHQLEARLDVLSRLWFTYRKGFSNIGGTGPTTDQGWGCMLRCGQMMLAQALVCKHLGREWRWRPQDQDETYLKILQLFLDKKDSCYSIHQIAQMGVGEGKKVGDWFGPNTVGQVIRKLSPFDSWSDLAVHVALDNTVVIEDIRKLCTVSSTTEERSSGGSKSPGKRRRTSSSENIRHRAQLSPEDTNIQLPNGLMEGACVSPRGMSWRSLFLIIPLRLGLNEINSVYMQRLKRCFTLPQSLGVIGGKPNHAHYFIGVLGDEMVYLDPHTTQPAADVDKWAYLRDESFHCEHASRMPIRNLDPSIALGFFCHSEEDFNSWCRNIQHVISDGDLSPMFELTETRPKHWPPFEPNSVSIEPSFEIRDCEYPDEDFHNNSDEDFEFL
- the LOC129279327 gene encoding cysteine protease ATG4B-like isoform X3, whose product is MATSRKLHRSGLNMLSCMSRDIHVHVPSCATYESGMVAFEDFPTDLGPIWILGKQYDLTQHQLEARLDVLSRLWFTYRKGFSNIGGTGPTTDQGWGCMLRCGQMMLAQALVCKHLGREWRWRPQDQDETYLKILQLFLDKKDSCYSIHQIAQMGVGEGKKVGDWFGPNTVGQVIRKLSPFDSWSDLAVHVALDNTVVIEDIRKLCTVSSTTEERSSGGSKSPGKRRRTSSSENIRHRAQLSPEDTNIQLPNGLMEGACVSPRGMSWRSLFLIIPLRLGLNEINSVYMQRLKRCFTLPQSLGVIGGKPNHAHYFIGVLGDEMVYLDPHTTQPAADVDKWAYLRDESFHCEHASRMPIRNLDPSIALGFFCHSEEDFNSWCRNIQHVISDGDLSPMFELTETRPKHWPPFEPNSVSIEPSFEIRDCEYPDEDFHNNSDEDFEFL